In Methanosarcina barkeri MS, a single window of DNA contains:
- a CDS encoding winged helix-turn-helix transcriptional regulator, giving the protein MEFELETRRRIYEQIKKSPGIHFRELERRLQMVVGNLQYHLQYLEKKNMIRALNDGDYVRYFVKDRSLSETERKIMSFLRRSGCRHILLQLLNNPGMNNKEISQAVGLSPSTVSWNLNKLVEAGIIEREKIGRISKFTVIDPSAIAELLICYKESFLDTLVDGFIEMWEFKDSK; this is encoded by the coding sequence ATGGAATTCGAACTAGAGACTAGAAGAAGAATTTACGAACAAATTAAAAAATCTCCTGGTATTCACTTCCGGGAACTTGAGCGGAGGCTGCAGATGGTAGTTGGCAACCTGCAGTACCACCTTCAGTATCTGGAAAAGAAAAATATGATAAGGGCTTTGAATGATGGAGATTATGTACGTTATTTCGTAAAAGACAGGAGCTTAAGCGAAACCGAGAGAAAAATAATGTCTTTCTTAAGAAGATCCGGTTGCAGACATATACTTCTTCAGCTCCTCAATAATCCGGGAATGAATAACAAAGAAATCTCACAGGCTGTTGGTCTCTCTCCTTCAACCGTTTCCTGGAACCTGAACAAACTTGTAGAAGCCGGAATAATTGAAAGAGAAAAAATCGGCAGGATAAGTAAATTCACAGTCATTGACCCTTCCGCGATTGCAGAACTCCTTATATGCTACAAAGAAAGCTTTCTCGATACTCTGGTTGATGGTTTTATCGAAATGTGGGAATTCAAAGACTCTAAATAA
- a CDS encoding S-layer protein domain-containing protein yields MMNPLKILIPIILLHIVYLNKYGGNNKMKRFVASALAALMLLTVFASAAMADDNNTTSAASTVEIRGPVYNGSSLTDILANSAYGNGTSITMDANKFAAFYYDIDDNVTTESLTIKNVAGTSGRTIGENGLVYKTTIGNAEYQYDDWGNYSVIGFFADKYIPLKSNSADKLAKLVLDSDDKYTLKTGDSLDLGDGYSLQAKQVDVDGNKVWLEFDKDGEYVDDEIVSTDTGDHTWTCKVDDVQGEDDVPVLKVHVNQVFQGAVDSIAQIDAIWLIDYANAIKINSDDEFGKLNDVSINGPTITISNDDTFSLTKDSDQEIGQGLYFKVADSNDLRFYAYKQQTTSGTYDVRGTVVSGTKSYTWTSDNFAGFFYDLKKNVGTETMSVSGVNGRTIPKNGLKYSTTISKVDYDADDVFNGTYPVLGFFAQKYVPLKSTDASKLAKLVLDSDDKYTLKTGDSLDLGDGYSLQAKQVDVDGNKVWLEFDKDGEYVDDEIVSTDTGDHIWTCKVDDVQGEDDVPVLKVHVNQVFQGAVDSIAQIDGLWLIDYANARKIESDDEFGKLNDVSLNGASINISNDDTFSLTKDSDQEIGEGMYFKIADSNDLRYYPYVEQTIGNGTTTTTLSNTSIDNTTATDNMSVTTPVVNNTEETQDVNASAPTNMETPVTPEPAAANNTTETKSSAPGFEIVPAIFGLLSVFYIVRKNR; encoded by the coding sequence ATGATGAACCCCCTTAAAATATTGATCCCGATAATTCTCTTACATATAGTATACCTTAACAAATATGGAGGAAACAACAAAATGAAGAGATTTGTAGCCAGTGCACTGGCAGCTCTCATGCTTCTGACTGTATTTGCATCCGCCGCAATGGCTGATGATAATAATACAACCTCAGCAGCTAGTACAGTTGAGATCCGCGGCCCTGTGTACAATGGCTCAAGTTTAACCGACATCCTTGCAAATTCTGCATATGGTAACGGTACATCTATTACAATGGATGCTAACAAATTTGCAGCATTCTATTACGACATTGATGACAATGTGACAACCGAGTCTCTTACCATTAAGAACGTTGCTGGTACTTCCGGCAGGACTATCGGAGAGAACGGTTTAGTATACAAGACAACAATCGGAAACGCCGAATACCAATATGACGACTGGGGCAACTACAGTGTGATTGGCTTCTTCGCAGACAAGTATATCCCACTGAAGTCTAACAGTGCTGACAAGCTCGCCAAACTCGTTCTCGACAGTGACGACAAGTACACTCTCAAGACCGGCGACTCCCTTGACCTCGGTGATGGATACTCTCTCCAGGCCAAGCAGGTAGATGTTGACGGTAATAAAGTCTGGCTTGAATTCGACAAAGATGGAGAATACGTAGATGACGAGATCGTCTCAACTGACACTGGCGATCATACCTGGACTTGCAAAGTTGACGACGTGCAGGGAGAAGACGATGTTCCTGTCCTGAAAGTCCATGTCAACCAGGTATTCCAGGGCGCAGTCGACAGCATTGCACAGATTGATGCTATCTGGCTCATTGACTACGCAAACGCAATAAAGATCAACTCTGACGATGAATTCGGCAAACTCAACGATGTTTCTATCAATGGCCCAACCATTACCATCAGCAATGATGATACATTCAGCCTGACTAAAGACTCTGATCAGGAAATCGGGCAAGGGTTATACTTCAAGGTTGCTGACTCCAATGATCTCAGGTTCTATGCCTACAAGCAGCAAACAACCTCTGGAACCTATGATGTAAGAGGAACCGTTGTTTCCGGTACAAAGTCTTACACCTGGACTTCAGACAACTTTGCTGGATTCTTCTACGACCTGAAAAAGAACGTTGGAACCGAAACTATGAGTGTTTCTGGCGTTAACGGAAGAACTATTCCTAAAAACGGCCTCAAATACAGCACCACTATAAGCAAGGTTGATTATGATGCCGATGACGTATTCAATGGAACGTACCCTGTTCTTGGCTTCTTTGCCCAGAAGTATGTACCACTGAAATCCACCGATGCCAGCAAGCTTGCCAAGCTCGTTCTTGACAGCGATGACAAGTACACTCTCAAGACCGGCGACTCCCTTGACCTCGGTGATGGATACTCTCTCCAGGCCAAGCAGGTAGATGTTGACGGTAATAAAGTCTGGCTTGAATTCGACAAAGATGGAGAATACGTAGATGACGAGATCGTCTCAACTGACACTGGCGATCATATCTGGACTTGCAAAGTTGACGACGTGCAGGGCGAAGACGATGTTCCTGTCCTGAAAGTCCATGTCAACCAGGTATTCCAGGGCGCAGTCGACAGTATTGCACAGATCGATGGTCTCTGGCTCATTGACTACGCAAACGCAAGGAAGATCGAATCTGACGATGAATTCGGCAAACTTAACGATGTTTCCCTTAACGGTGCAAGCATTAACATCAGCAATGATGATACATTCAGTCTGACTAAAGACTCTGATCAGGAAATCGGAGAGGGAATGTACTTCAAGATTGCCGACTCCAACGATCTCAGATACTACCCATACGTTGAGCAGACCATTGGTAACGGAACCACTACAACCACCCTAAGTAACACCAGCATCGATAACACAACAGCTACCGATAACATGAGTGTTACTACACCAGTTGTGAACAACACTGAAGAAACTCAAGATGTAAACGCGAGCGCTCCTACAAACATGGAGACCCCAGTTACACCAGAACCAGCTGCTGCAAACAACACCACCGAAACAAAGAGCAGCGCTCCTGGCTTTGAGATCGTCCCAGCAATCTTCGGACTGCTGTCAGTCTTCTACATCGTCAGGAAGAACAGATAA
- a CDS encoding phosphatase PAP2 family protein, whose translation MISSNQLDFMITLSLIFSVPAGYYIFVPEPLRPKYYYRNLRSPGISEILPYVASAAFIFILMDSQRKISNLLGLSPSLNYDRYMLMLEGTKVSIFQSIANPTLTYFCGAVYLVGFSFLLIFTFILFLFSQDDEALKEYAITFMLIYLIAYIFYIFFPVNVTGHVLPGVVPLLYQLNPAILGIVTICSPGLNNCFPSLHAALSVMATMFILFKTDLRRYKVFAVGTTIFILFSILYLGIHWITDMIGGIILAFISYFLTIRIFKKRFKDESTRFYMR comes from the coding sequence ATGATATCCTCAAATCAACTAGACTTTATGATAACGCTGTCTCTGATATTTTCAGTGCCAGCAGGCTATTATATTTTTGTGCCGGAACCTCTTCGGCCCAAATATTATTATAGAAACCTTAGGTCGCCCGGGATTTCAGAGATTCTACCTTATGTAGCTTCGGCAGCATTTATCTTCATACTTATGGATTCACAAAGAAAAATTTCAAACCTCCTGGGTCTCAGTCCCTCTCTCAATTATGATAGGTATATGTTGATGCTGGAAGGCACTAAAGTGAGTATTTTCCAGAGCATAGCCAATCCAACGCTGACATACTTTTGTGGAGCAGTTTATCTGGTTGGATTTTCATTCCTTTTGATCTTTACATTTATATTATTCCTGTTTAGCCAGGATGATGAAGCTCTTAAAGAGTATGCAATTACTTTTATGCTTATATATTTGATAGCTTACATTTTTTACATATTTTTCCCAGTAAATGTGACAGGGCATGTATTGCCAGGAGTGGTCCCTTTGCTATATCAATTGAATCCGGCCATCCTGGGGATAGTAACTATCTGTAGTCCCGGTCTTAACAATTGCTTCCCAAGTCTGCATGCTGCACTCTCGGTAATGGCAACGATGTTTATACTTTTCAAGACAGATCTCAGGCGTTACAAGGTTTTTGCGGTAGGAACAACCATTTTCATCCTTTTTTCAATACTGTATCTTGGCATACACTGGATCACGGATATGATTGGCGGAATTATACTTGCTTTTATTTCTTATTTCTTAACTATTCGAATTTTTAAAAAGAGGTTCAAGGATGAAAGTACTCGTTTTTATATGCGGTGA
- a CDS encoding UDP-N-acetylglucosamine--N-acetylmuramyl-(pentapeptide) pyrophosphoryl-undecaprenol N-acetylglucosamine transferase, which translates to MKVLVFICGEGLGHTSRCIALGRELLAAGHEVYLGAYGYSKEFIERKGYKTVEIPPEIKLVGESGSLNLKRSIISTLKNGSVFAIFKVLSLLKEKKPDIVVSDSYFTGVVASKVSGIPVYLIVNQSNMETFFKNGGIALRTMGGIIKQFYSCIFRRVDRIVIPDFPMPYTVCRLNLAFEEKVSKNLFFSGPLTLKKYDDVKAEVLQKPHVLSLIGGFGYREPIFRKVIEVAKLDKSINYTLLSGPSLNPDVFSNLPENVTIKRFINDQFPYLKASDLVIAPGGHSTIMEALTFGVPVLSFPDMNHSEQENNASVVDLESYGKRLDYSASPEEILRSIKELLKDEKIHQKVEIMKKLSKDLTPTATFKELLESNSKISQKV; encoded by the coding sequence ATGAAAGTACTCGTTTTTATATGCGGTGAAGGGTTAGGTCATACCAGCCGCTGTATCGCATTGGGCCGGGAGTTGTTAGCTGCAGGCCATGAAGTTTATTTAGGAGCATATGGTTATTCAAAGGAGTTTATCGAGAGAAAAGGATACAAGACCGTTGAAATCCCCCCGGAAATAAAACTTGTGGGTGAGTCCGGTTCCCTGAACCTGAAAAGGTCAATTATATCTACACTGAAAAACGGGAGTGTTTTTGCTATTTTTAAGGTTCTGAGCTTATTAAAAGAAAAGAAACCTGATATTGTAGTTTCAGATAGTTATTTTACAGGAGTAGTGGCCTCTAAAGTCAGCGGAATTCCTGTTTACCTTATAGTTAATCAGTCAAACATGGAAACTTTCTTTAAAAATGGAGGCATTGCCCTAAGAACGATGGGCGGAATAATTAAACAGTTTTATAGCTGCATTTTCAGAAGAGTTGACAGAATAGTAATTCCTGATTTCCCAATGCCTTATACCGTATGCCGGCTAAATCTTGCTTTTGAAGAAAAGGTTTCCAAAAATCTGTTTTTCAGTGGACCTCTCACCCTTAAAAAATATGACGATGTGAAGGCTGAAGTCTTGCAAAAACCCCATGTATTATCTTTAATAGGGGGATTTGGATATCGAGAACCTATATTCAGAAAGGTTATCGAAGTTGCAAAACTTGACAAAAGCATAAATTACACTCTCCTTTCGGGGCCGAGCCTAAATCCTGATGTTTTCTCAAACCTTCCAGAAAATGTTACAATTAAGCGTTTTATTAATGACCAGTTCCCTTACCTCAAGGCTTCTGATCTTGTGATTGCCCCGGGAGGACATAGCACTATAATGGAAGCTCTTACTTTCGGGGTTCCAGTACTTTCGTTTCCGGATATGAACCATAGTGAGCAGGAAAATAACGCTTCCGTGGTTGACCTTGAAAGTTATGGCAAACGTTTGGATTACAGCGCGTCTCCAGAAGAGATACTTCGGTCGATAAAAGAGCTTTTAAAAGATGAAAAGATCCACCAGAAGGTTGAAATTATGAAAAAACTATCTAAAGACCTTACTCCTACTGCAACGTTCAAAGAACTCCTTGAATCAAATAGTAAGATAAGTCAAAAAGTATAA
- a CDS encoding lysylphosphatidylglycerol synthase transmembrane domain-containing protein: MISIISIVFVLIFTLDKTTIEVVRDIKPEYVIAALVIHLFSFVIWGLRIRSMASALGHKIDFKTSIEMVISSTFVAALTPSSIGGEPLRIHLLRQKKMPVGQATAVVLGERVLDALLILLAVPFSLYFLRGVLSDPRMDTLIILGELLSIIVFALLIYAPMKPRFIKLVINCLMKWIGRFSGKKIGYKLQRLSGSIDREIDEFHSSMNIFLTDGRKGLYSGLIYTVIYWIAEFSSLPITLMGLNQSPSILISFAVQVLLMIILVMPLTPGSSGIAELAAISLFSIFVPANILGITVAAWRAFTFYTNIIAGGFVSFKLLKDTELVKKYLNQSQSEA; encoded by the coding sequence TTGATCAGTATAATTTCAATAGTGTTTGTTCTCATCTTTACTCTTGATAAGACAACAATTGAAGTTGTTAGGGATATCAAGCCTGAATATGTAATAGCTGCACTTGTTATCCATCTATTTTCTTTCGTTATCTGGGGACTGCGCATAAGGTCAATGGCATCTGCACTGGGGCATAAAATAGATTTTAAAACCTCTATAGAAATGGTAATTTCCAGCACTTTTGTTGCAGCGCTTACGCCCTCTTCAATAGGTGGAGAACCTTTGAGAATTCATCTTCTGAGACAGAAAAAAATGCCGGTTGGACAGGCTACTGCAGTTGTCCTGGGAGAACGCGTACTGGACGCTCTGTTGATCCTGTTAGCCGTACCTTTTTCGCTATATTTTCTCCGTGGTGTACTGTCAGATCCCAGAATGGATACGTTGATTATATTAGGAGAACTCCTTTCAATAATTGTCTTTGCCCTCCTGATATATGCACCCATGAAACCTCGTTTTATTAAGCTCGTCATAAATTGCCTTATGAAATGGATTGGACGTTTTAGTGGTAAGAAAATAGGATACAAACTGCAGAGATTATCAGGGTCGATTGACAGGGAAATTGACGAATTTCATTCAAGCATGAATATCTTTCTGACAGACGGGCGTAAAGGCCTGTATTCCGGGCTGATATACACAGTCATATACTGGATAGCAGAGTTTTCCTCGCTTCCGATAACTCTTATGGGTCTTAATCAGTCTCCTTCAATACTCATTTCTTTTGCAGTACAGGTTTTACTCATGATTATTCTAGTTATGCCTTTAACCCCAGGTTCAAGTGGGATAGCGGAACTTGCCGCGATTTCCCTCTTTTCAATCTTTGTGCCGGCAAATATTCTCGGAATTACAGTGGCAGCATGGAGAGCTTTTACATTTTATACGAATATTATTGCCGGAGGATTTGTGAGTTTTAAGTTACTGAAAGACACGGAACTGGTGAAAAAGTACTTAAACCAATCCCAAAGTGAAGCTTGA
- a CDS encoding HEAT repeat domain-containing protein, translating to MIDQEKIHKQCLSKNPEEHIKALHKLRDNFSSLVDKQQAWNDLYNLARDDSNKRYVRRDAIFAISSAYSEMSNKERAWNDLIELANDEDDYVRHYAASALSSSLPNTSNKEQSWNDLIGLTNDVDGHVRRALVSTLRLSFSYVPNKEKAWNDLIGLTNDVDGYVRKAVASTLSFSFLYVPDKEKAWNDLIGLTNNADWRVRQTGASTLGFVGSYLPHKEEVWNNLIELTNDKDSDVRRTATYALGYAFPYVSDKQKVWNDLHELTKNQDSGVRKGIVDVLGSVFFCIPDKNQVWNDLHKLTNDENSNIRAGVASSLGSAFAYIPDKEQASNDLHRLTNDEECNVRSNVAYSLGFVFPHIPNKQKAWNDLIILSKDSDKITRESANYSLGKVSIFKASQAKEDDYRRELETAIKFFEKAEPEYGLYRPSHFCLPFYRSFYSIVFGKHELKRKIDGYVDRDIEDAKNAIKGSKSKKLLLEAVENLANALKEIQNLENIDLEATKCELNFYRKYCDRAAELMRDTEETAPFATITLRKGLPILDRHLKELLEEIQEKAKIACKESKDTDAEEIACAVSKEVQKWEIGSQEEMTQNIEGLIETFRMRMPHIPGYEHIFEEIEEIRNVNDLAKQYEIVSRLVGLIPIFSSMPDQVVKDIKTIKEETTSISNEIKYLHISVDRLIESVDELQNPQEYLDTIQQNLEEIKNDIPEMKVKIDEVLYELYSPLSTTQKLKVAIPIIPSLVSYEMETDVPKLVADKIDELKNLVLRFKKSK from the coding sequence TTGATAGATCAAGAGAAGATTCACAAGCAATGCCTTAGCAAAAATCCAGAGGAACATATCAAGGCATTGCATAAGTTAAGAGATAATTTTTCATCACTGGTAGATAAACAACAGGCATGGAATGATTTGTACAATCTTGCCCGTGATGATAGTAATAAGAGATACGTAAGGCGCGATGCAATCTTTGCCATTAGCTCTGCGTATTCTGAGATGTCAAATAAAGAAAGAGCATGGAATGATTTGATTGAACTTGCCAATGATGAAGACGATTATGTGAGACACTATGCAGCTTCTGCCCTTAGCTCTTCTTTACCTAATACTTCAAATAAAGAACAATCTTGGAACGATTTAATAGGACTAACAAATGATGTAGACGGACATGTAAGAAGAGCTTTAGTCTCTACCCTTAGATTATCTTTTTCATATGTACCTAATAAAGAAAAGGCGTGGAACGATTTAATAGGACTAACAAATGATGTAGATGGATATGTAAGAAAAGCTGTAGCTTCTACACTTAGCTTTTCTTTTTTATATGTTCCGGATAAAGAGAAGGCATGGAACGATTTAATAGGACTAACAAATAATGCAGATTGGCGTGTGAGACAGACTGGAGCCTCTACCCTTGGTTTTGTTGGTTCTTATCTACCACACAAAGAAGAGGTTTGGAACAATTTAATTGAACTTACAAACGATAAAGATAGTGATGTTCGAAGGACTGCAACCTATGCTCTTGGCTATGCCTTTCCTTATGTATCAGATAAACAAAAAGTATGGAATGATCTACATGAGCTAACCAAGAATCAAGATAGTGGTGTGCGAAAGGGCATCGTTGATGTTCTCGGTTCTGTATTTTTTTGTATTCCTGATAAAAACCAAGTATGGAACGACTTACACAAACTCACCAATGATGAAAACAGCAATATTCGAGCTGGTGTCGCTTCATCCTTAGGTTCTGCGTTTGCCTATATTCCGGATAAAGAACAGGCATCGAATGATTTACATAGGCTAACCAATGATGAAGAGTGTAATGTGCGAAGTAATGTTGCCTATTCCCTTGGCTTTGTATTTCCTCATATTCCAAACAAACAAAAGGCATGGAACGACTTAATTATACTCAGTAAGGATAGCGATAAAATAACAAGAGAATCCGCAAATTATTCCCTTGGAAAAGTTTCCATATTCAAAGCATCCCAAGCCAAAGAAGATGATTACAGAAGAGAACTAGAAACAGCTATTAAGTTTTTTGAAAAAGCGGAGCCTGAATATGGATTATATAGACCATCACATTTTTGTCTCCCATTTTATCGTTCATTCTATTCTATTGTTTTCGGAAAACATGAATTAAAGAGAAAAATAGACGGGTATGTAGATAGAGATATTGAAGATGCTAAAAATGCAATTAAAGGTTCAAAGAGCAAGAAATTGCTTTTAGAAGCTGTTGAAAATCTTGCAAATGCATTAAAAGAGATCCAGAATCTGGAAAACATAGACTTAGAGGCAACAAAGTGCGAGCTCAATTTTTATAGAAAATATTGTGATCGTGCAGCAGAATTAATGAGAGATACTGAAGAGACAGCACCTTTTGCAACAATAACTCTGAGAAAAGGGTTGCCTATCCTAGATAGACACCTAAAAGAGCTTCTTGAAGAAATCCAAGAGAAAGCAAAAATCGCGTGCAAGGAATCGAAAGATACGGATGCAGAAGAAATTGCATGTGCTGTCAGTAAAGAAGTTCAGAAATGGGAAATTGGTAGTCAGGAAGAAATGACACAAAATATTGAAGGTTTGATCGAAACTTTCAGAATGAGAATGCCGCATATACCAGGCTACGAACATATATTTGAAGAAATCGAAGAAATACGAAATGTAAATGATCTTGCAAAACAATATGAGATAGTTTCGAGACTTGTAGGACTAATACCAATATTTAGCTCGATGCCAGATCAGGTAGTAAAAGATATCAAAACGATCAAAGAAGAAACAACTTCTATTTCAAACGAAATCAAATATTTACATATTTCAGTTGACAGATTAATAGAATCAGTAGATGAACTGCAAAATCCACAGGAATATCTGGATACTATTCAACAAAATCTGGAAGAGATTAAAAATGATATACCTGAAATGAAAGTAAAGATTGATGAAGTGCTCTACGAACTGTATTCTCCCTTGAGTACAACTCAAAAACTGAAGGTTGCCATTCCAATAATTCCATCACTTGTCTCTTACGAAATGGAAACAGATGTTCCAAAGCTTGTGGCTGACAAGATTGATGAATTAAAGAACTTAGTTTTGCGTTTTAAAAAGAGTAAATAA
- a CDS encoding ADP-dependent glucokinase/phosphofructokinase, translating to MNILCGYNVNIDSVYRISGAEISELLETFEEAEILDKIENPPGKIFSESDFVAGLAYCMKYGCGAEWLVFDQSVFEFLNSRYFEKSLVRMGGNAGIMANALSQLGASRVIPNVAVPSKTQLSLFSKKAIYFPEPSMQITENERKSPEENKGAFSSSQEPIHFVFDFSEGEIFSLYGTEVRVPRENRFIATCDHLNLRLFVNPAFEQYALQHACELDGVLISGFHLLLENYPDGRTYKTILDDTFSQLKSWKTRNNKLQIHLEFGHFASKEIANFVFLKFAKLSDSLGMNEDELAVFSNLHGVSGERLQRMEADAISSAAFRLASGHGLKKLIIHTREFVLAVFKTDCEFNSRAVSEFEMDESESSILQRAAREKLEALEFGVRCAGVYAASGRLEGREFVEEEASKLQESPFGREQIAAFVKAFNGNILEQGAYTLKGNYIICMLPTMLSRSPVTTVGLGDTLTAGTFLRGLELNVQA from the coding sequence ATGAATATACTTTGCGGATATAATGTCAATATAGATTCGGTGTACCGAATTAGTGGAGCCGAGATTTCGGAACTGCTGGAAACTTTCGAAGAGGCTGAAATTCTTGACAAAATCGAGAACCCCCCCGGAAAAATCTTTTCGGAATCGGATTTTGTAGCAGGGCTTGCCTACTGTATGAAATACGGATGTGGAGCCGAGTGGCTTGTTTTTGATCAGTCCGTTTTCGAGTTTCTTAATAGCCGCTATTTTGAGAAATCCCTTGTAAGAATGGGCGGAAATGCAGGAATAATGGCAAATGCTCTTTCCCAGTTGGGAGCTTCCAGGGTAATACCGAATGTTGCAGTGCCCTCTAAAACACAGCTTTCTCTCTTCTCAAAAAAAGCGATCTATTTTCCGGAACCCTCCATGCAGATAACGGAAAACGAGAGGAAAAGTCCTGAAGAAAATAAAGGTGCTTTTTCCAGCAGCCAGGAACCCATACATTTCGTCTTTGATTTCTCCGAGGGGGAGATATTTTCCCTTTATGGGACAGAGGTTCGGGTCCCGAGGGAAAATCGCTTCATAGCTACCTGCGATCATTTGAATCTCAGGCTTTTTGTCAACCCTGCTTTTGAGCAATATGCTCTCCAACACGCCTGCGAGCTTGATGGAGTACTTATATCGGGTTTTCATCTCCTGCTTGAGAACTATCCCGATGGCCGTACTTATAAGACAATTCTTGATGATACTTTCTCTCAGCTAAAAAGCTGGAAAACCAGAAACAATAAGCTTCAGATTCATCTGGAATTCGGACATTTTGCAAGTAAAGAAATTGCAAATTTTGTCTTTCTGAAGTTTGCAAAACTTTCAGATAGCCTTGGAATGAATGAAGACGAGCTTGCAGTGTTTTCTAATTTACATGGCGTCTCTGGAGAAAGACTTCAGCGTATGGAGGCAGATGCTATATCCAGTGCGGCTTTCAGGTTGGCATCAGGGCACGGGCTTAAGAAGCTCATAATCCATACCAGGGAATTTGTGCTGGCTGTGTTTAAAACTGATTGTGAGTTTAATTCCAGAGCAGTTTCTGAATTTGAAATGGATGAATCAGAAAGTTCAATTTTGCAGAGGGCAGCCCGAGAAAAGCTTGAAGCCCTGGAATTTGGAGTCAGGTGTGCAGGCGTGTATGCAGCTTCAGGCAGGCTTGAAGGACGGGAATTTGTGGAAGAGGAAGCTTCGAAACTTCAGGAGAGTCCATTTGGAAGAGAACAGATTGCAGCTTTCGTTAAGGCTTTTAATGGAAATATTCTTGAGCAGGGGGCTTATACTTTGAAGGGGAACTATATTATTTGCATGTTGCCTACAATGCTTTCCAGATCTCCAGTAACCACGGTAGGGCTGGGAGATACGTTAACAGCAGGGACTTTTCTCAGGGGGCTTGAGTTGAACGTACAGGCTTAA